A genomic stretch from Malus domestica chromosome 15, GDT2T_hap1 includes:
- the LOC108169558 gene encoding uncharacterized protein: MFCMERKKKKISLEYKYDLLKFHRVMEEMRLSVTNAHLELMNHTPFGRLFKAYHENLIIDGVCRKCDANIVSILKFYDPVQKAFVFGGIIATITVKDIAEIFGLPDEGEEINLNSRNCKSAFRGFYERCLADIKDISKKILEERILRVVKLHGSVHEGDFVRLVCLYFCLTLFFSTSGNNTSLYMVGYVEDITKMKDYVWAVAVNNWLLGTIDNMGERYESVTGCVIGLLFWFCERTHLINPIRGRENMPLRVVKWNLSELYAKMEIMKIHELEEVVQVGGGNLCSHGRGINVEPHKVLDEEFLPIFDILPSEFMENNLGEPSNSKADLNDLERKLQEMSLLVEDYRSEIMKLTIENKNLKEELKCKENYIVKDKSPKQNSMILRVKLKQRKPLLMPDYKYDACVNKKMVVHMDKNYVGSRAIQMHEYGNIKIMAPMKTIAVRRLRVGKCLPILYAEKLKQFLDLNDDRVSMWKGEHCAVIRDDILALLNEGGVS; this comes from the exons ATGTTTTGcatggagagaaaaaaaaaaaagataagccTGGAGTACAAGTATGACCTTTTGAAGTTTCATCGCGTTATGGAAGAAATGAGACTTAGTGTGACAAATGCGCATCTTGAGTTAATGAATCATACACCGTTCGGGAGGTTGTTCAAAGCGTACCATGAGAATTTGATCATTGATGGTGTTTGCAGGAAATGTGATGCAAATATTGTGTCTATATTGAAGTTCTACGACCCAGTACAAAAAGCATTTGTTTTTGGTGGAATAATTGCAACAATAACTGTCAAAGATATAGCTGAGATTTTCGGGTTGCCTGATGAAGGGGAAGAGATCAACTTGAATAGTAGGAACTGCAAAAGTGCGTTTAGAGGTTTTTATGAGAGATGTCTTGCAGACATCAAAGATATAAGTAAGAAGATATTGGAAGAAAGGATTTTGAGAGTGGTTAAGTTGCATGGTAGTGTGCATGAGGGTGATTTTGTGCGactggtttgtttatatttttgctTGACACTGTTTTTCAGTACGAGTGGAAATAATACTAGTTTGTACATGGTTGGGTACGTTGAGGATATTACCAAGATGAAGGATTATGTGTGGGCTGTAGCAGTAAATAATTGGTTGTTGGGCACAATTGATAATATGGGAGAACGTTACGAAAGTGTAACTGGTTGTGTAATTGGATTATTG TTCTGGTTTTGTGAGCGTACTCATTTGATCAATCCAATCAGAGGAAGGGAAAATATGCCTCTTAGGGTTGTTAAATGGAATTTGTCGGAATTGTATGCAAAGATGGAAATTATGAAGATCCATGAGTTGGAG GAAGTTGTACAAGTAGGTGGGGGCAATCTGTGTTCACATGGTAGGGGGATAAATGTGGAGCCTCACAAAGTGTTAGATGAAGAATTTCTCCCAATATTTGATATACTGCCATCAGAATTTATGGAAAACAACTTGGGAGAGCCTTCCAACAGTAAGGCGGACCTTAATGACTTGGAGAGAAAATTACAAGAGATGAGTCTTTTGGTGGAGGACTACCGTTCAGAAATTATGAAGCTTACCATTGAAAACAAGAATCTGAAGGAGGAGCTGAAATGTAAGGAAAATTACATAGTAAAAGATAAATCTCCAAAACAAAACTCAATGATTTTGCGGGTGAAATTAAAACAAAGGAAGCCCTTGTTGATGCCAGATTACAAGTATGATGCTtgtgttaataaaaaaatggtaGTTCATatggataaaaattatgttGGTTCACGAGCAATTCAAATGCATGAATATGGGAACATAAAAATAATGGCACCGATGAAGACAATAGCTGTGCGTAGGCTACGAGTGGGCAAGTGTCTTCCAATACTGTATGCAGAGAAGTTGAAACAATTTCTAGATTTGAATGATGATAG ggtttCAATGTGGAAAGGAGAGCATTGTGCAGTGATCCGTGATGATATCCTCGCACTCTTGAATGAGGGTGGTGTTAGTTGA